A stretch of Anaeromyxobacter dehalogenans 2CP-1 DNA encodes these proteins:
- the glnD gene encoding [protein-PII] uridylyltransferase has product MTPPALDALINLPVAAPFEFEAKLAELPQVTGDPKAAFAELRRYVEDVHRAGASGHTVVRLQSAAMDRVVGALWDRALAEAGQAHAPSPVSLVALGGYGRRELAPFSDVDLLVLHAPGKPDAFVKTAAERLVYALWDLRLEVGYAVRDLKTCDQLASEDHTARTALLDLRWLGGDRDLYRELEREELHGLSTAKVEKFLQDKLDEMRGRRERFGDSLYLLEPNVKESEGGLRDLQSALWLARVRFKVAGITELLSRALLPERDIREMRRARDFLWRVRNEMHYLAGRKWDQLTFDVQPQVAQAMGYRDREGASGVEEFMRHYYLAAKAVLVACDAIVDRCLETQTATGWRMVPPPAATIGAERPVPVLQGQPTRAADRFLPGGELKVFRGRLTVSDKDVLRRSPAALVRLFAAADREQLDLYPYARDLAAQVAEELPPEGAADPELNQELLACFTRAGTRGRFLTQMHELGVLPKVLPEFARITARRQIDVYHVYTVDVHTLFAVRRLFALRCGDVKEPVLGELMQAQARPLALYLGTLFHDIGKGAGKDHSVRGAEIAAEACVRMGVDPDDAGDIEWLVLKHLRMSAIAQRRDLSDPDLIHAFAEEVGTLDRLEKLYLLTYADMATVGPRTWTEWKARLLLELYGKTREVLQRGERRPEPGTAEAAGRTRVVAALAASPRHGSEAEQRRFVAAMPARYFLTAAPGEAPHHLRLLQLGRDRVLAGALRHRRDLGLTELALTARDRPGLLAIVAGVLAAHRIDIQHAEVFSSSPDPAAAGWLAGRALDVFELRGPDDGPVEPARWRAARRDLVRVLAGEEPLAALMTRRLRASSVAAKPLPRVPTKIVIDNHSARAHSVVDVFTADRVGLLHTVARTFFELGVSVDLARIATEGHRAADAFYVRTSDGRPLEGEQAGRVVAALEAALARAD; this is encoded by the coding sequence ATGACGCCCCCCGCGCTCGACGCCCTGATCAACCTCCCCGTGGCCGCGCCCTTCGAGTTCGAGGCGAAGCTCGCCGAGCTGCCGCAGGTGACGGGGGATCCCAAGGCCGCGTTCGCCGAGCTGCGCCGCTACGTCGAGGACGTCCACCGCGCCGGGGCGAGCGGGCACACGGTGGTCCGGCTGCAGAGCGCGGCCATGGACCGGGTGGTGGGCGCGCTGTGGGACCGCGCGCTGGCCGAGGCGGGTCAGGCGCACGCGCCCTCGCCGGTCTCGCTGGTGGCGCTGGGGGGCTACGGCCGGCGCGAGCTGGCGCCGTTCAGCGACGTGGACCTGCTCGTGCTCCACGCGCCGGGGAAGCCGGACGCGTTCGTGAAGACCGCCGCGGAGCGGCTGGTCTACGCGCTCTGGGACCTGCGGCTCGAGGTCGGCTACGCGGTCCGCGACCTGAAGACCTGCGACCAGCTCGCCTCCGAGGACCACACCGCGCGCACCGCGCTGCTCGACCTCCGGTGGCTGGGCGGCGATCGCGACCTCTACCGCGAGCTGGAGCGCGAGGAGCTGCACGGGCTCTCCACCGCCAAGGTCGAGAAGTTCCTGCAGGACAAGCTCGACGAGATGCGCGGCCGCCGCGAGCGGTTCGGCGACTCGCTCTACCTGCTCGAGCCGAACGTGAAGGAGTCGGAGGGCGGGCTGCGGGATCTCCAGTCGGCGCTGTGGCTGGCGCGGGTGCGCTTCAAGGTCGCCGGGATCACCGAGCTGCTCTCCCGGGCGCTGCTGCCGGAGCGCGACATCCGCGAGATGCGCCGCGCGCGCGACTTCCTCTGGCGGGTGCGCAACGAGATGCACTACCTCGCCGGCCGCAAGTGGGACCAGCTCACCTTCGACGTGCAGCCGCAGGTCGCGCAGGCGATGGGGTACCGCGACCGCGAGGGCGCGAGCGGGGTCGAGGAGTTCATGCGCCACTACTACCTGGCCGCGAAGGCGGTGCTGGTGGCGTGCGACGCGATCGTGGACCGGTGCCTGGAGACGCAGACCGCCACCGGCTGGCGCATGGTGCCGCCGCCGGCCGCCACCATCGGCGCCGAGCGGCCGGTGCCGGTGCTGCAGGGGCAGCCCACCCGCGCCGCGGACCGGTTCCTGCCCGGCGGCGAGCTGAAGGTGTTCCGCGGCCGGCTCACCGTGTCCGACAAGGACGTGCTGCGCCGCTCGCCCGCGGCGCTGGTGCGCCTGTTCGCGGCGGCGGACCGGGAGCAGCTCGACCTGTACCCGTACGCGCGGGACCTCGCCGCGCAGGTGGCCGAGGAGCTGCCGCCGGAGGGCGCGGCCGACCCGGAGCTGAACCAGGAGCTGCTGGCGTGCTTCACGCGGGCCGGCACGCGCGGCCGCTTCCTCACGCAGATGCACGAGCTGGGCGTGCTGCCCAAGGTGCTGCCGGAGTTCGCGCGGATCACCGCCCGCCGGCAGATCGACGTCTACCACGTGTACACGGTGGACGTTCACACGCTGTTCGCGGTGCGCCGGCTGTTCGCGCTCCGCTGCGGCGACGTGAAGGAGCCGGTGCTGGGCGAGCTCATGCAGGCGCAGGCGCGCCCGCTGGCGCTCTACCTCGGCACCCTCTTCCACGACATCGGCAAGGGCGCGGGCAAGGACCACTCGGTGCGCGGCGCGGAGATCGCCGCCGAGGCCTGCGTGCGCATGGGCGTGGACCCGGACGACGCCGGCGACATCGAGTGGCTGGTGCTGAAGCACCTGCGGATGTCGGCCATCGCGCAGCGGCGCGATCTCTCGGATCCCGATCTCATCCACGCGTTCGCGGAGGAGGTCGGCACCCTAGACCGGCTGGAGAAGCTGTACCTCCTCACCTACGCGGACATGGCCACGGTCGGCCCGCGCACCTGGACCGAGTGGAAGGCGCGGCTGCTGCTCGAGCTGTACGGGAAGACGCGCGAGGTGCTGCAGCGGGGCGAGCGCCGTCCGGAGCCCGGGACCGCGGAGGCGGCCGGCAGGACGCGGGTGGTCGCCGCGCTCGCCGCCAGCCCGCGCCACGGGTCGGAGGCCGAGCAGCGACGCTTCGTCGCGGCCATGCCGGCGCGGTACTTCCTGACCGCCGCGCCCGGGGAGGCGCCGCACCACCTGCGACTGCTCCAGCTCGGGCGCGACCGGGTGCTCGCCGGAGCGCTGCGCCACCGGCGCGACCTGGGGCTGACCGAGCTGGCGCTCACCGCCCGGGACCGCCCCGGCCTGCTCGCCATCGTGGCGGGCGTGCTGGCGGCCCACCGCATCGACATCCAGCACGCCGAGGTGTTCTCCAGCTCGCCCGACCCCGCGGCGGCCGGCTGGCTGGCCGGCCGGGCGCTCGACGTGTTCGAGCTGCGGGGCCCCGACGACGGTCCGGTCGAGCCGGCGCGCTGGCGCGCCGCGCGGCGGGATCTGGTCCGCGTGCTCGCGGGCGAGGAGCCGCTCGCCGCCCTGATGACCCGGCGCCTGCGCGCCTCCTCGGTCGCGGCGAAGCCGCTCCCGCGGGTGCCCACCAAGATCGTGATCGACAACCACAGCGCCCGCGCCCACAGCGTGGTGGACGTCTTCACCGCGGATCGCGTGGGCCTGCTGCACACCGTCGCGCGCACGTTCTTCGAGCTGGGCGTGTCGGTGGACCTGGCGCGCATCGCGACCGAGGGCCACCGGGCGGCCGACGCGTTCTACGTCCGCACGTCGGACGGGCGGCCGCTCGAGGGCGAGCAGGCCGGGCGCGTGGTGGCTGCGCTCGAGGCGGCGCTCGCCCGCGCCGATTGA